aacccagggcactttaccactgagctatatcccaagaccattttttttttttttgagacaaggtctggatAAGATCctgagggcctctctaagttgctgaggctgactttgaacttgtgatcctcctgcctcagtttcccaaattgctggtattataggtacgtaccaccatacctggctatttctcttattttaaatggAGAGTTCCTTGAAGAGTCTGGGCTGTCATCATTTCCGTATTTAACTCTTATCCttggcacttaataaatattcaataactattttcttttttttgttattataaaatgacaaaatattacaGGTTTTCAGGGTTGTTTCTCCATAGAGAGTTTTGATCACTAATCCAAACTTGTGTTctgcttttaaaatgttcatatttttaaatgttttttcatttatttattttaatttttttaatttggtctaattagttatacatgatagtagaatgcattttgacacgtcatacataaatggagcataacttcttaCTCTctgggttgtacatgatgtagagagaCACAGGTTGTGTGATcgtatatgcacataggataataatgttcaattcattctactatcattcctaccccataccctctccctcctttcactcccctctattTATTCTAACGTACCTCTATTCTCCACACAtctacctattgtgaattagcattcacatatcaaagaaaacatttacctttggttctttgggattgacttatttcacttagcataatattctccagttctattcacttacctgcaaatgccataatttcattcttctttaaggttcagtgatattccattgtgtgtgtgtgtgtgtgtgtgtgtatatatgtgtatatatatatatatatatatatatatatatatatatgccacaatttctttatccattcatctgttgaagggaatctaggttggttccatagtttagctattgtgaattgttctgctgtATACATTCATGCTTCTGTatacactgatgtggctgcatcatatagtatgttgattttaagtcctttgggtaaagaccAGAAGTGGGACAACTGGGTCAatagtgattccattccaagttttctgaggaatcttcatactgcctTCAAACATCAGTTTGTAGTCCCGCCAGCAACGTATGTGTGTAgcttttccccacacccttgccaacatttattgttgcgtctgttcttgataactaccatttggactgaagtgagatgaaatctcagtgtagttttaatttgcatttctctaattgctagagatgttgaatattttttcatatatttgttgattgattgtactacttcttctttgaagtgtctattcaattccttagcccttttattgatttggttttttggtgataaatatttttcctttaattttgtttatttatttatttattctaatcagttatacatgacagcagactgctcttcaattcattatacacaaatagagcacaatatttcacttctggttgtacacaaagtagggtcaaACCATTCATGCAAtaatacatatacctagggtaatgatgtctgtctcattctaccatatTTCCTATCTCCATgatccctttccttccttccctcccctttgcccaatccaaagtttctccactcATCCCATACCCCCCTTCCCATTATGGAgaagcatccacttatcagagaaaacttccagcctttgtttttttttttttgggagggggattgtcttactttacttagcatgatattctcttactccatccatttaccttcaaatgccatgatttattcttttaatgctgaataatattccattgtgtgtataccacaatttctttatccattcatctattgaagggcatctaggttggttccacagtttatctattgtgaattgaagtgctataaacattgatgtggctgcatctctatagtatgctgatttaaaaccctttgggtataaatcatagctgggtcaaatggtggttccattccaagttttctaaggaatctctatattgctttccagattggctgcaccaatttgcagtcctaccagaaATGTATGAGGGTGCTTTCCCcaccacattctcaccaacacttattgttgcttatattctttttttttttttttttttttgcagtggtgtaacaaattttaattcaaaatagacACTCTGAaacaagaggttaaaaaaaagaaggaaactatAAAGTCGGACAAGCTCTCTGAATTTACAAGAGTACACCAAGAGTCAGACCAATTTCACAACTGCCTCTAAAGCACACATCACAGCACCTGCATGCAAGTGAGTCACTGCTGGCCTCCGGGACCACCTCACCCTCTGCTGCATGCCCCACAGCACCACTCACGGCCCTGCGGTGAGTGAAGCATTCGTCCTGGACTCTGTGCTACTTCACATCGCCATGGAAATACGGGCTACCCACCCCAACACGTGACACGTGGAGACTTTAGCAATCACCTGTCCCACTTGCCTGCAAAATCAGGCCAGAGCATAGCCCAGGCTCCCCTCTCGGATGAGCCCAACTCTCGCTACCCCAACCACAAAGACAAGCTCTGGTCTGTAGGCTTGGGCGGGCACACGGCCCTTCCAGCCCGGAGCAGCTCAGGCTGGAGTGGCGTGCTGGGTGTTCTGTCACTCTAAAGGCACTAAGCAGCTGCTGTCCTCCCTGTGAGTGAGGAACGGCCTGCCACCACAGGGAAAGGCAAAGTCTAGGCTGGAAAGCACTTTTGCCCCACGATGACTTTACAAATAGAAGCTCCATGATGAGCTGCACACCAGACCTTAGACTcgggtatttttaataaatgaaaacatttggtTTTCTATGAGttataacttaaaaaagaaacagcCATCAAGACAAACATGAAAAAGTGTCTAATGAAAATTATAATCTCATAAGCAAGCAGCTTCTGAGGAAGGACTGGCAGGGTGTCCGCAGGGAGCCACGCACATCATAGGGTGCGCTCCTCCAACACAACCCTGTGTCCCTCACTTTGCAGGTCTATAGGCATCTCCAATTGATCAAGTACTCTCCAACAAGCTGgcatttcctaaaattaaaaaacaagtacTTGCAGGTTTCAGTTCATTCAATACTGAGCTACTGGGAAAACAAGACGTGCATGAATGCCAAAAGATTTAATTTACATGTCAGAAGAAAACTGAGAGTAAGTGTTAGAACCCAACTGCAGGAAACAACCAATCTAAGAaccatcctcctcctcagctGAAGTCTCGGAGCACCTGGAACAGCTGAAGAGCAGCAGGCAGGACTCAGGGACTCAGCAGGGCAGTCTAGGCCCAGTGGGAACCACAGCCTGGGACTGAGGCTCACTGTCCTATGAATGTTGTGGTTCATATTCAAAGTTCAACCTGTGCTTAACATTTTTAAGTTCAGACATATCAAAACCTAGAAGCACAGAGGGCTTGTGGTTTTTTATTGCTTTCATGCAAATGTATCTCCTTTTCCCAAAAAATGCAGCCACGTCGATTTTCCACACCcagcaattctatttcttttctactaGGATAAGGTCTCTTATGGGAATAATCTCTAAGAAACTGCTTTTTGTCCTCGTAAGAACGGCCTTCATATTTCTTAGGGTCTAACACCAAGACCTGGAGCATGTCATCACCAGCTGTGGGCCCCTCTGTCCTGCCTTCATTCCTCTGTCTCTTCAAAGGCACGACAATTGTCCCTTTCTCTGGGCTTGGGGCTACATCGGTGTTTAGGACAAGCAATGGCTCCTCCAGCTCCCGCTGGTCTTCTACCCCTACATGGCCATCTGGCAACTTCCTCTTCACAGGAAAAGTAGAATCAGGAATCACTTCCCCCATTGACTAACAGCAGCTCACTGCTCTCAATAAAACCTGGCTGGATCTGCAGGCCTGAGCTGCTGTCCTTGGGAGCACTTCTGCAGCGCAGCAAATGGACGGCAATGgctgctagggttatgtttccaGTGTAGACCCCACAGCAATGGATGCACTTGAAAGCTGGAGACCTGAGCATCATGTGGACCGTCGGCATCACGTGGTGCCTCTCCTTGAGGTGGAGCTCATAGGCCTCAGCCGTCAGGAAGGTACCAAAGCAGAAGGGACAGGTCAGCTTCTGTCTGCTGGGGGCCCTCGGCAGAGCCTCAGGCTGAGGCCTCACCTTAACATACACAGGCACCAGGGATTTGGAGTGTATCCCGGCAAGGTTGGCCAGGTAGACTTCCCGCTCCCCCAGCTTCTCCCGCAGCAGTATGGTGCTGAAGTCGAGATGAGGGAACAGCAGATTGCCGCTGGCATCGAGGTCCAGCTGGAAGCCCCTGTTGCTATAGTCCAGGGGCAGCTTCTTCTTGCCCAGGTGCTTAGTCCTGCTGTGCTCCAGGAGGCCCCAGATGTCATGGAAGGTGCAGGGGCAGAACAATCAGCCCAGGCCATGCATGAGCAGGTGGCGCATAAGCTCCTCCTCTGAGATGGCACATTTGCAGGACAGGCACCGCACAGCCCTCTCCCGCATCCACTTCAGGAAGGGTGACATGCGACCAGCTTCTCGGGCTCCAGTTTCTCGCCCACCTTGGCCTCACTGTGCTTGTGAGCCACCTCCACATGCACCTGGTAGACGTTGGATGGGAAGAGCTCATTGCACACCCGGCAGAGCTTGGATTCGCTGTGCTTGTGAGCCACCTCCATGTGCACCTGGTACACGTTGGATGGGAAGAGCTCGTGGCACACCCGGCAGGTCTTCCACTGCTTGGCCTGTCTCAGCACCTGGTTGGCATCTGCCGGTGCAGGAGTAGCCTGAACAAACACGCTCGGGGCAGCGCTCACCAGCACTTGTGGGGAGGGCAGGCTGGGAAGGGAACTGGCCATGTGTGCACCTGTGCCTGAGGGCAAAAGCTGGACAGGCACCTGCGGTGGAGTAACAGTTGCCATGCTTCCGCCAGCGGGCACAGGCAGGGTGACAGACACTGGAGCCAGGGTGTAGGTGGGGATCCCATTTACCTGCTACCCAGTGGGGATGAGCTGCCTGAGAATAGAGCCTGATGTGAGGAAGGGGGTGCTCTGCGAAGCCCCTGCCCTGCTGTGGGGCTCACAGGCAGGACGCCAGTGCTGACTGAGGGACTGAGCTGCAGCACTCCAGGCCTTGCAGGTGGGCCCACAGGAAGGACCGGCTGGCTAAGATGCAGCACACCAGAACTCACACCCTGGTTCACAGGGACGACTCCTGTGGAGACAGGCTGGTTGGCAGAGAGAAGCCCAGACGGGACCACCTGGCCTGCAGGGAGAACCCTCAAGGGCACTGTTGGACCAGGGGGAAGAACCCGAGATGGAGCCGTCTGCCCAACGGGAGAGCCCCTGACTGGGCCACCTGGCCAGTGGGGAGAACCCCAGAAGTTGCTGTCTGTCCAGGGATTACCCCTGCAGGGGTCATCTGGCCTGCAGGAAGGACCCCCGATGGGGCTGCTCGACCCACAGAAATCACTCCTGGTGAGACAGCCTGCAGAACCCCGGGGGTGACAGAGAGACTGGCAGGCAGGACACCAGGCCCAACAGGTCGGCTTACAGACCCCACAG
This portion of the Marmota flaviventris isolate mMarFla1 chromosome 6, mMarFla1.hap1, whole genome shotgun sequence genome encodes:
- the LOC114082874 gene encoding LOW QUALITY PROTEIN: activity-dependent neuroprotector homeobox protein 2 (The sequence of the model RefSeq protein was modified relative to this genomic sequence to represent the inferred CDS: inserted 7 bases in 5 codons; deleted 1 base in 1 codon; substituted 2 bases at 2 genomic stop codons); amino-acid sequence: MFQIPVENLDNIRKVWKRVKGILVDVGLDSCRELLKDLKGFDPGEKFFYNTSWGDVSLWEPSGKKVXLCRYSTKVLASLKNHLHHHHEDEADQELVIPCPNCTFASQPKVVGKHFRMFHSPVHKVQNYTVNILGETKSSRSDVISFTCLKCNFSNTLYYSMKKHVLVAHFHYLINSYFGLRTEEVGDQQKASDTASVDRTPPSDRYYCKKCSANASSQDALMYHILRSDVHRDLENKLRSVISEHIKRTGLLKQMHTAPKPAARLAIPPSSSAPGIPAPPSCFRLTLPQNGQSPAVVQPVTVAPGSAGSLTHSPPAVAQAHVTLVSSPLPVCLSGLSLQPSTPQPVLLSHGVPLSQPVNPPVLPLTQPVGPISKSVGKSVLPVSQAVRPGVLPLSQPVGSVSRPVGPGVLPASLSVTPGVLQAVSPGVISVGRAAPSGVLPAGQMTPAGVIPGQTATSGVLPTGQVAQSGAXPVGQTAPSRVLPPGPTVPLRVLPAGQVVPSGLLSANQPVSTGVVPVNQGVSSGVLHLSQPVLPVGPPARPGVLQLSPSVSTGVLPVSPTXRAGASQSTPFLTSGSILRQLIPTGXQVNGIPTYTLAPVSVTLPVPAGGSMATVTPPQVPVQLLPSGTGAHMASSLPSLPSPQVLVSAAPSVFVQATPAPADANQVLRQAKQWKTCRVCHELFPSNVYQVHMEVAHKHSESKLCRVCNELFPSNVYQVHVEVAHKHSEAKVGEKLEPEKLVACXPFLKWMRERAVRCLSCKCAISEEELMRHLLMHGLGXLFCPCTFHDIWGLLEHSRTKHLGKKKLPLDYSNRGFQLDLDASGNLLFPHLDFSTILLREKLGEREVYLANLAGIHSKSLVPVYVKVRPQPEALPRAPSRQKLTCPFCFGTFLTAEAYELHLKERHHVMPTVHMMLRSPAFKCIHCCGVYTGNITLAAIAVHLLRCRSAPKDSSSGLQIQPGFIESSELLLVNGEVIPDSTFPVKRKLPDGHVGVEDQRELEEPLLVLNTDVAPSPEKGTIVVPLKRQRNEGRTEGPTAGDDMLQVLVLDPKKYEGRSYEDKKQFLRDYSHKRPYPSRKEIELXWVWKIDVAAFFGKRRYICMKAIKNHKPSVLLGFDMSELKNVKHRLNFEYEPQHS